The Alnus glutinosa chromosome 1, dhAlnGlut1.1, whole genome shotgun sequence region aaaaaaaaaaaaaaaatcgatgtTTACTAGGTCTTAATGTGCAGTCaatagaaatttgaaaattcaGTTAAAAAATTTAGCTCGAGCGAGATTGTGCAGGATTTTCACTCGATGTTTGCTCAAGCAAAATTTTGACTAATTGTGGGACATAAACTTCATTAGACACTCGTACGACAGTTTGCTTAAGCGAGTTTGTCCTCTGGGAAGCCTTAAGAGATTTACTAAAAAAGTAATGCTCTGAATCCAATTGAATTGATAGCTCTTGGGGCAATAAGACAAGCTTTGATGAGGAACTCAATCATACATActcacccacacacacacatacacagaGGAAATGTATTGGTTTTTGTTATGGAGCTATGACCTCCAAACGCATAAATACCAGTGTCCTAACCAAATAATACAATAGCTAAGGAAAAGCTTAAGGTGATATGGAACAAGGTGGCTAAACTACTCTTAGCGCCAAGTTTGTCACAGAATTTAAGAAACCAAACAACTTCAATAATCAAAGGCATTTGCCCAAATTCAATCTCAATTAATCCTGAAtctgaaaatgaaaaaacaaagaaaactatATGGATaaccaagacaaaaaaaaaaaaggtctcaaaGAGTAACCGAGGCAGATTCTATAGCAGAGGAGGATGCTATCTCATCTGCAATAATAGGTGTTGGGGTTGAGGCTTCTGACCTAATCTCACCTGATGGTCGACTTCCAGTATTCACTCGACGAACTTCTTCCACCAATTTCACTACATCTGCCATTTTTGGTCTGTTCTCTGGCATTCTTGCAACACAAGTCAACCCTATTTGTAACATCTCTACCATTTCCTCCTCTATATTAGGAAACCTCAAAAGTTCTAAGTCAAACACTTCTGCTGTCCACTCCTCCCTAACCACAGAATTCACCCATCTCACCAAGTGAAAAACCTCATGACCACCTGTGGCATGTACAGGTGACCTTCCTGTGAGAAGCTCAAGCAACAAGACACCAAAGCTGTAGACATCAGATGCAGGGGATGCTTTCCTGGTGTCTGTTACTTCTGGCGCTCGGTATCCTGCAGCCCTCATCTGTGCGGGTATTGGGCTCATCAATGCTGCCAAACCAACATCAGATACAGAACCATATCCTTGGGAGTTGAGGAAAATGTTAGCTGCTTTTATATTTCCATGGACAAGTTTGTTCCCACCAGCTTGTCTGTGGATATGAGCAATGCCTCTTGCTGCACCAATTGCAATTCGTAGCCGAGTCTCCCAGTCTAATGCAGTCCGGCCGTCCTCCCCTCTTTTTCCTGCAGTATTGGAGATGCATTAAACATCTTTGCAACCAAATGAAGTATGAGCATTGGCAAACACATTATTTGCTATGGAATGAAATTTATTCTTGAATGTTTGAGGCCTAGGATAAGTTTTCTGCAATTTCATTACTGGTCATCATGCCAAAAACATTGGCAGATAAAGATCTTTGGTGTGGATTTCTCAACTGCAAACTTGaactgaaatttaatccaagatTAATGTTTGCAAGGACTTTGAAGCTGCATAGGTACTAATCAAAATTTGAATCTGAAGGTGAAAGAATTTATACACGGCTTGACTGCTTCGCATAATcctaccttttttttcttcccgtTCGATGTTCCTAGCAGACATATTGTAATTTAGAACTGCTGAATTTTCGTAGTTTTCATATGACATCCTACTTTAATCAAGAGAATTCAACAAAAAGCAGCCAGAAAGAAGAAAGGTTTAACATACCATGTAACAAAGCAGACACGCTCCCTTGATCATAGTAATCATACACCACAAGCTTCTCATCCTTGGAGTAGTAGTATGCCCTTAGTGCAACTACATTTTCATGCTTAATATTCCCAAGCACCTCCAAAAGCTGCTCAAACTCTCGTTTCCCTGCGCTCACATCTTTAAGCCTCTTCACCACCACAGTACTTGCATCCTCCAGAGCCGCCTTATACGTTGTCCCAAATGTTCCCTTCCCAAGAACCTCAGCAGATGCCCTCAACAAGTCTTCCAAATTAAATGCAAGATTATTACCCTCAAAGAAGACAAGCTTCTCACTCTCGTCTTTTATAGAAACCTCTTTCTTCAAATagacttctttctttttctgcttcACTTGACCGCCCTTTCCACCTCCATTTGAGGAGCAAAGCATCATAAAAACAGCAATAACCACAAACACTAGAACACAACCGCAGATTACTATTCCCAATATTGCTGCGTTACTaagttttgtggtttttttctttattggttGAACATTAGGTGGTTGT contains the following coding sequences:
- the LOC133857972 gene encoding probable inactive receptor kinase At4g23740 encodes the protein MSREMELLFIFLAITLIFSHTAADPVEDKKALVDFLQHISHPRSLNWNQSTSLCKNWTGVFCNSDHSRVIELRLPGVGLHGPIPPNTLSRLSAIQVISLRSNDISGPFPSDFSKLLNLTALKLQYNKFSGPLPLDFSVWNNLEVIDFSNNGFNESIPSSISNLTQLISLNLANNSLSGEIPDLNIPSLQQLSLANNSLTGSLPKSLQRFPSSAFSGNNLTLENALPPVFQVQPPNVQPIKKKTTKLSNAAILGIVICGCVLVFVVIAVFMMLCSSNGGGKGGQVKQKKKEVYLKKEVSIKDESEKLVFFEGNNLAFNLEDLLRASAEVLGKGTFGTTYKAALEDASTVVVKRLKDVSAGKREFEQLLEVLGNIKHENVVALRAYYYSKDEKLVVYDYYDQGSVSALLHGKRGEDGRTALDWETRLRIAIGAARGIAHIHRQAGGNKLVHGNIKAANIFLNSQGYGSVSDVGLAALMSPIPAQMRAAGYRAPEVTDTRKASPASDVYSFGVLLLELLTGRSPVHATGGHEVFHLVRWVNSVVREEWTAEVFDLELLRFPNIEEEMVEMLQIGLTCVARMPENRPKMADVVKLVEEVRRVNTGSRPSGEIRSEASTPTPIIADEIASSSAIESASVTL